In one Parageobacillus genomosp. 1 genomic region, the following are encoded:
- a CDS encoding molybdenum cofactor biosynthesis protein B has translation MSVAEHKQEAPLAVRCKVVTVSDTRTAETDKSGKLMIELLREAGHDVVAYEIVKDEKEAIRQAVLDGCRRPDVDVVLTNGGTGIAKRDVTIETIKEIIEKEIVGFGELFRMLSYTEDIGSAAILSRAIAGVANDTAIFSTPGSSGAVRLAMTKLILPELGHVVREIRKDLR, from the coding sequence ATGAGCGTTGCCGAGCATAAACAAGAAGCCCCGCTTGCCGTCCGCTGCAAAGTGGTCACCGTAAGCGACACAAGAACGGCGGAGACGGACAAAAGCGGGAAACTGATGATCGAGTTGTTAAGAGAAGCCGGACATGACGTTGTTGCATATGAAATCGTGAAAGATGAAAAAGAGGCGATCCGCCAGGCCGTGCTTGACGGCTGCCGGCGGCCGGACGTCGACGTTGTGCTGACGAACGGCGGCACCGGCATCGCCAAAAGAGATGTGACGATCGAAACGATCAAAGAAATCATCGAAAAGGAGATCGTCGGTTTTGGCGAGCTGTTTCGCATGCTGAGCTATACGGAAGATATCGGCTCGGCGGCGATCTTGTCGCGGGCGATTGCCGGAGTGGCGAATGACACGGCCATTTTTTCCACCCCAGGGTCATCTGGGGCAGTGCGTTTGGCGATGACGAAGCTGATTTTGCCGGAGCTTGGCCATGTGGTGCGGGAAATAAGAAAGGATTTACGATAA